A genomic segment from Lignipirellula cremea encodes:
- the rpe gene encoding ribulose-phosphate 3-epimerase translates to MSLANPPWQQAAATLLKESMRGRELLPQLQSAAPVILPSLLLCDFGNLEREVARLEAAGVRAFHLDVMDGNFVPNLTYGMPIVAAMRRLTRLPIDVHLMISNPGDYISQFAEAGADLITFHIEATSDPRAVLTKIGECGVAAGIALNPGTPIAEIEECIDLCDLILVMSVDAGFGGQKFNPVALDKLRFLKERVGERVLLEVDGGVSPETIASCASAGAQLFVVGSAIFKHPDYSVAIADLASHAAC, encoded by the coding sequence ATGAGTCTGGCAAACCCGCCCTGGCAACAGGCTGCGGCGACCCTGCTAAAAGAATCTATGCGTGGACGTGAATTACTGCCGCAGCTTCAATCCGCGGCTCCGGTGATCTTGCCATCATTGCTGCTTTGCGATTTTGGAAACCTGGAGCGGGAGGTTGCTCGGTTGGAAGCGGCCGGTGTGCGGGCGTTCCATCTGGACGTGATGGACGGCAATTTTGTGCCGAACCTGACCTATGGCATGCCGATTGTGGCGGCGATGCGCCGTTTGACCCGCTTGCCGATCGACGTCCACTTGATGATTTCTAACCCGGGCGACTACATTTCCCAGTTTGCCGAGGCGGGCGCGGACCTGATCACGTTTCACATTGAAGCGACGAGCGATCCTCGCGCAGTTTTGACAAAAATTGGCGAATGTGGCGTTGCAGCCGGAATTGCACTCAATCCCGGAACGCCAATTGCTGAAATTGAAGAGTGTATTGATCTTTGCGATCTGATCCTGGTGATGAGCGTTGACGCCGGTTTCGGCGGACAAAAGTTCAACCCCGTTGCCCTCGACAAGCTACGCTTTTTAAAAGAACGAGTTGGCGAGCGTGTATTGCTGGAAGTGGACGGCGGCGTAAGCCCTGAAACCATTGCCAGTTGCGCGTCTGCTGGAGCCCAGCTGTTTGTCGTCGGTTCGGCGATTTTCAAGCACCCCGATTATTCCGTTGCGATCGCCGATTTGGCCTCGCACGCGGCGTGCTGA
- a CDS encoding cation diffusion facilitator family transporter — MAVAGSRFAVVSALAGNALVMVAKFVAFSFTGSGAMLSEGIHSVADVLNQALLMVGVVRSEREPDEDHPYGYAPERYVWALISAVGIFFLGCGVTLYHGISQLLRPEHHEVVDLTWAFGVLLMSLVIEGAVLVFALRAAWRQAKGRPFFKFLREEADVATVAVILEDSAACLGVIFALAAILLTRLTGQQYWDAFGSIAIGLLLGGVAVWLIAKNHQLLVGEAIPPHVKKQVLRILEENPLVEEVVDFRSRMLDSETYRIKADIHFNGEALAKKLSERIQTAYDEIKSREDFEKFAVRYADEVVDLLADEIDLLEARIRAVTPKAQHVDLEAD, encoded by the coding sequence ATGGCGGTTGCCGGCTCCCGATTTGCTGTCGTCTCGGCCCTGGCTGGCAACGCCCTGGTGATGGTCGCCAAGTTTGTCGCGTTCTCTTTTACGGGATCGGGCGCGATGCTGTCCGAGGGCATCCACTCCGTTGCGGATGTGCTCAACCAGGCGCTGTTGATGGTGGGCGTCGTCCGTTCCGAGCGTGAACCGGACGAAGATCACCCGTACGGCTACGCCCCGGAACGATACGTCTGGGCGCTGATTTCTGCGGTCGGTATTTTCTTTCTCGGTTGCGGTGTAACGCTCTATCACGGCATCAGCCAGTTGCTCCGACCGGAGCATCATGAGGTGGTCGATCTCACCTGGGCGTTCGGCGTGCTGCTCATGTCGCTGGTGATCGAAGGCGCCGTTCTCGTTTTTGCCCTGCGGGCCGCTTGGCGTCAGGCGAAAGGTCGCCCCTTTTTCAAATTTCTGCGTGAAGAAGCCGACGTCGCCACGGTCGCGGTGATCCTGGAAGACTCGGCCGCCTGCCTGGGGGTGATTTTCGCCCTGGCGGCGATTCTGCTGACCCGCTTGACCGGGCAACAGTACTGGGACGCGTTCGGATCGATTGCGATCGGCCTGTTGCTGGGAGGGGTGGCGGTCTGGTTGATTGCCAAGAACCATCAACTACTGGTTGGTGAAGCGATACCGCCGCATGTCAAAAAGCAGGTGTTGCGAATCCTGGAAGAGAATCCTCTGGTGGAAGAGGTCGTCGACTTCCGCTCCCGCATGCTGGATTCGGAAACTTACCGCATCAAGGCCGACATCCACTTTAACGGCGAAGCCCTGGCGAAAAAACTCTCGGAGCGGATCCAGACCGCCTACGATGAGATAAAAAGCCGGGAAGATTTCGAGAAATTTGCGGTCCGTTACGCGGATGAAGTGGTCGATCTGCTGGCCGACGAAATCGACCTGCTGGAAGCACGCATTCGTGCGGTTACCCCCAAGGCGCAGCATGTCGACCTGGAAGCTGACTGA
- a CDS encoding beta-ketoacyl-[acyl-carrier-protein] synthase family protein: MAENSPRRVVITGMGLVSPLGNSDESLWNALQAQRSGVAPLQGVPTQYLPSTFGGEARDFTGTIDDFGDLDKEIKRNIRKNLKVMCREIEMGVAAAQLAIAHANLSNINPDRTGVIYGSDYIMTKPDEFVDGVRKCLDENGEFDFTHWGDVGLGEVTPLWLLKYLPNMPASHIAIYNDFRGPNNSITVREASSNLAIGEAYATIARGWADTLIAGATGTRVHPMRTIHMALQEEIAQGDIDPAGASRPFDKNRSGMVLGEGAGAIVLEEYEFAVKRGASILGEVVGYGSSTVIDREHVAHYDRAIENAIVAALRKADMKPAEVGHIHAHGLSTQRCDAEEAQGLIRLFGAAETSPPVTAAKSYFGNLGAGSGLIELMSSLLAVKHGPLFPVLNHETVDPDCRLRIAKSGDAAGDSFVNVNVTPQGQASAVVVRKAS, translated from the coding sequence ATGGCCGAAAATTCGCCTCGCCGCGTGGTGATTACCGGAATGGGCCTGGTGAGTCCGCTCGGTAACTCCGACGAGTCTCTCTGGAACGCTCTCCAGGCGCAGCGCAGCGGGGTTGCGCCGCTGCAGGGCGTTCCCACGCAATACCTGCCCTCCACGTTTGGCGGAGAAGCCCGCGACTTCACAGGAACCATCGACGATTTCGGCGATCTGGATAAAGAGATCAAACGAAACATCCGCAAGAATCTCAAGGTCATGTGCCGCGAGATCGAAATGGGCGTAGCGGCCGCGCAATTGGCCATTGCGCACGCCAACCTTAGCAACATCAATCCGGATCGGACCGGCGTGATTTACGGCTCCGACTACATCATGACCAAGCCCGACGAATTCGTCGACGGCGTGCGGAAATGCCTTGATGAAAACGGCGAATTCGACTTTACCCATTGGGGCGATGTTGGCCTGGGCGAAGTCACCCCGTTGTGGCTGCTGAAATACTTGCCGAACATGCCGGCCAGCCATATCGCCATTTACAATGACTTCCGCGGGCCCAATAACTCCATCACCGTGCGTGAGGCGTCCTCGAATCTGGCCATTGGCGAGGCGTACGCCACGATCGCCCGGGGCTGGGCCGATACGCTGATCGCCGGCGCCACCGGCACTCGCGTCCATCCGATGCGCACGATTCACATGGCGCTCCAGGAAGAAATCGCCCAGGGCGATATCGATCCGGCTGGCGCAAGTCGTCCGTTTGACAAAAATCGGTCCGGCATGGTCCTGGGCGAAGGCGCCGGCGCCATTGTGCTGGAAGAGTACGAGTTCGCCGTCAAGCGGGGCGCCAGCATCCTGGGCGAGGTCGTCGGTTACGGGTCCTCCACCGTGATCGACCGAGAGCATGTGGCGCATTACGACCGGGCGATTGAAAACGCCATTGTCGCCGCCCTGCGAAAAGCCGACATGAAACCGGCCGAAGTTGGCCATATCCATGCCCATGGACTTTCCACGCAGCGCTGCGATGCGGAGGAAGCCCAGGGCCTGATTCGCCTGTTCGGCGCCGCCGAGACATCGCCGCCGGTCACCGCCGCCAAAAGCTACTTCGGTAATCTGGGCGCCGGTTCCGGCCTGATCGAACTGATGAGCAGCCTGCTGGCCGTCAAGCACGGTCCGCTGTTCCCGGTGCTTAACCATGAAACGGTGGATCCTGATTGCCGCCTGCGAATCGCCAAAAGCGGCGACGCGGCCGGCGACAGTTTCGTCAATGTGAATGTCACTCCGCAGGGACAAGCGAGCGCCGTGGTGGTTCGCAAGGCGTCCTGA
- a CDS encoding Lnb N-terminal periplasmic domain-containing protein produces MGVWSAAFVRLSAALLLGATGCASLDLGPASQPMAATEAMLTNPLFPSNHRNWDPNLAVLPQAEMVGDQITVHNVRNTTYITETDFIVRHYNKTFKMSDVCSVDYCLVPFNDSRALAHTFLSFGLTNGEYLAVSIEVRLEADEEYSPVMGSLRQFEIMYVVADERDVVLLRTEHRNCDVFIYPTKATPTQAQAVLRDLLDRVNELVVQPEFYDSLTNNCTTNIMRPLNKHMPQRLTYDYRMLLPGYSAQLAYDAGLLDTQFSYVEATTRARVTDRAHRYKDDPDFSRKIRGY; encoded by the coding sequence ATGGGTGTTTGGTCTGCTGCCTTTGTCCGATTATCGGCCGCTTTGCTGCTGGGGGCAACCGGCTGCGCTTCGCTGGATCTGGGGCCCGCCTCGCAACCGATGGCGGCGACCGAAGCGATGTTAACCAATCCACTGTTCCCTTCAAACCACCGGAACTGGGATCCCAATCTGGCCGTGCTGCCCCAGGCGGAAATGGTCGGCGACCAGATCACGGTGCACAATGTGCGGAACACCACGTACATTACGGAAACTGACTTTATCGTACGTCACTACAACAAGACGTTCAAAATGTCCGACGTGTGTTCGGTCGATTACTGCCTGGTGCCGTTCAACGACTCCCGGGCGCTGGCCCACACGTTTCTGTCGTTCGGCCTGACCAACGGCGAATACCTGGCCGTCAGCATCGAGGTGCGGCTGGAAGCTGACGAAGAATACTCGCCGGTGATGGGTTCTTTGCGGCAGTTTGAAATCATGTACGTGGTGGCCGATGAACGCGACGTAGTGCTGCTCCGCACCGAGCATCGCAACTGCGACGTCTTTATCTACCCGACTAAAGCGACGCCGACGCAAGCGCAGGCCGTCCTGCGGGATCTGCTGGATCGCGTCAATGAACTGGTAGTGCAGCCTGAATTTTACGACTCGCTGACGAATAACTGCACGACAAATATCATGCGTCCGCTCAACAAACACATGCCGCAGCGTTTGACGTACGACTACCGGATGCTGCTGCCTGGCTACTCGGCTCAACTGGCGTACGACGCCGGCCTGCTCGACACGCAGTTCAGCTATGTCGAAGCGACCACGCGGGCCCGTGTGACGGACAGGGCCCATCGCTATAAAGACGACCCGGACTTTTCACGGAAGATTCGCGGTTATTAG
- a CDS encoding SpoIIE family protein phosphatase, which translates to MAAFIVANDGPMSGKKFPIVSPESVLGRHPECQIVVDVGAVSRKHARILTQGKRYFVEDLKSRNGTFLNDKMVQAREPLLPGDQVRVCDVTFTFHSGEPGEDLSGRQNTLAGKNLGTVVIDELPNDTSSVTQKLDVSTSRGRVMLSSSPEAKLSALIEINQNLGKALSLDEVLPTVLKSLFKIFVQADRGFIVMRRPDGAIVPMWTQVRREDSVDTIRISRTIVTQCMDSQQAILSADAATDERFEMSQSIADFRIRSMMCAPLVNSDGEAIGALQIDTLDQRKRFQLEDLEVLASVAGQAAIAIDNARMHDQALKQRDLERDLEVAHEVQRGFLPDTPPDNLSDYAFFRYYEPANKIGGDYYDYVQLPDGRVAILVADVVGHGVAAALLMAKLSAEARFSLAVEPDPARAVNRLNDALCRLPLDKFVTMIMVVLDPAKHEGVIVNAGHMAPLWLKADGSLEEPSEDFAGLPLGIVEGMTYNQASISLEPGDLLVLFTDGINECAGTNGKMYSIDRMREHLRHAEDRNPHHIGQRMIDDVRQFLGDGEQDDDMCLVCFSRLKPAPSTLAPEATDTDSEEDPPDKTR; encoded by the coding sequence ATGGCCGCTTTTATTGTCGCCAACGACGGACCGATGTCCGGAAAAAAATTCCCCATTGTGTCACCGGAATCGGTGCTGGGGCGTCACCCCGAATGCCAGATTGTGGTCGATGTCGGAGCCGTCAGCCGCAAGCATGCTCGTATCCTCACCCAGGGAAAAAGGTATTTTGTCGAGGATCTGAAGAGCCGGAACGGCACTTTTTTGAACGACAAAATGGTTCAGGCCCGTGAGCCGCTTTTGCCGGGCGACCAGGTCCGGGTCTGCGATGTAACGTTCACCTTTCACTCAGGCGAGCCGGGGGAGGATCTGTCCGGCCGTCAAAACACACTGGCCGGCAAGAACCTGGGAACGGTCGTCATTGACGAGCTTCCCAACGATACTTCGAGCGTGACTCAGAAGCTCGATGTTTCGACAAGTCGCGGCCGGGTGATGCTTTCCTCCAGTCCTGAGGCAAAGCTTTCCGCCCTGATTGAGATTAACCAGAACCTGGGCAAGGCGCTTTCGCTGGATGAAGTGCTGCCGACCGTGCTGAAAAGTCTGTTCAAGATTTTCGTCCAGGCGGATCGCGGTTTTATCGTCATGCGGCGCCCCGACGGGGCTATTGTGCCGATGTGGACGCAGGTGCGGCGGGAAGACAGCGTTGACACCATTCGCATCAGCCGCACGATTGTGACCCAGTGCATGGACTCGCAGCAAGCGATCCTGTCGGCCGACGCCGCGACCGATGAACGCTTTGAAATGAGCCAGAGCATCGCCGATTTCCGCATCCGCTCTATGATGTGCGCGCCGCTGGTCAACAGCGACGGCGAAGCGATCGGCGCCCTGCAGATTGATACGCTCGACCAGCGCAAACGTTTTCAGCTGGAAGACCTGGAAGTCCTGGCCAGCGTGGCCGGCCAGGCGGCGATCGCCATCGACAACGCCCGCATGCATGACCAGGCGCTGAAGCAGCGGGACCTGGAACGGGATCTCGAAGTCGCGCACGAGGTGCAACGGGGTTTCCTGCCGGACACGCCGCCCGACAACCTGTCGGACTATGCATTCTTCCGCTACTACGAGCCGGCCAACAAGATCGGCGGCGACTACTACGACTACGTGCAACTGCCCGACGGCCGCGTGGCGATTCTGGTGGCCGATGTGGTCGGCCATGGCGTAGCGGCCGCCCTGCTGATGGCGAAGCTCTCGGCCGAGGCCCGATTCAGTCTGGCGGTGGAGCCCGACCCGGCCCGCGCGGTGAACCGCCTGAACGACGCGTTGTGCCGGCTGCCGCTGGACAAGTTTGTCACCATGATCATGGTGGTGCTCGACCCGGCAAAGCACGAAGGGGTGATCGTCAATGCGGGCCATATGGCCCCGCTGTGGCTCAAGGCCGACGGCTCGCTGGAAGAACCGAGTGAAGACTTCGCTGGCCTGCCGCTGGGGATTGTCGAAGGCATGACGTACAACCAGGCCTCGATCAGCCTGGAGCCTGGCGATCTGCTGGTGCTGTTCACCGACGGCATCAACGAATGTGCCGGAACCAACGGCAAAATGTACTCGATCGACCGGATGCGAGAGCATCTGCGTCATGCGGAAGATCGCAACCCGCATCATATCGGGCAGCGCATGATCGACGACGTCCGCCAGTTTCTCGGCGACGGCGAACAGGACGACGACATGTGCCTCGTCTGTTTCAGTCGCCTGAAGCCTGCGCCGTCGACCCTGGCGCCGGAAGCGACCGATACGGACAGCGAAGAAGATCCGCCGGACAAAACGCGCTAG
- the cysC gene encoding adenylyl-sulfate kinase, with translation MVEKIDVTWHEHSVQRKRGCVVWFTGLSGSGKSTVANQVDAQLHAAGVASYLLDGDNVRHGLNASPAMLAEEHGEEFAARFGLGFGPTDREENIRRIGAVAELFCAAGLITLTAFVSPYRRDRDLARRQVERNGQTGDFIEVFVDTPLEICEQRDPKGLYRKARAGELKQMTGIDSPYEAPESPELILAGGSVDPVALAEQTLAYLRSQGKI, from the coding sequence ATGGTGGAAAAAATCGACGTAACGTGGCACGAGCATAGCGTTCAGCGGAAGCGGGGCTGCGTCGTCTGGTTTACCGGCTTGAGCGGCAGCGGCAAGAGCACCGTCGCCAACCAGGTCGACGCCCAGCTGCATGCGGCCGGCGTCGCCAGCTACCTGCTCGACGGCGACAACGTCCGCCATGGTTTGAACGCCAGTCCGGCGATGCTGGCTGAGGAACATGGCGAAGAGTTCGCCGCCCGCTTTGGACTGGGCTTTGGCCCGACGGATCGAGAAGAGAATATCCGTCGGATTGGCGCCGTCGCAGAGCTATTCTGTGCGGCCGGACTCATTACGCTAACGGCCTTTGTGAGTCCTTACCGGCGGGACCGCGATCTGGCCCGACGCCAGGTCGAACGAAACGGCCAAACCGGCGACTTCATCGAGGTCTTCGTCGATACGCCGCTGGAAATCTGCGAACAGCGCGACCCCAAAGGCTTGTACCGCAAAGCCAGAGCAGGCGAACTGAAACAGATGACCGGCATCGACTCCCCGTATGAGGCCCCGGAAAGCCCGGAGCTGATTCTGGCGGGCGGTTCGGTCGATCCGGTCGCACTGGCTGAGCAAACGCTCGCATACCTGCGCAGCCAGGGGAAAATTTAA
- a CDS encoding BON domain-containing protein, whose product MSQAAALDVASRAQSALEQSPIYLLRQIRVSEVADCLHLAGRVDSFYHKQMAQELVLAVSDGVTVVNTIAVD is encoded by the coding sequence ATGTCGCAAGCTGCTGCACTCGACGTCGCTTCCCGAGCCCAGTCCGCTCTGGAGCAAAGTCCCATTTATCTCCTGCGTCAAATCCGCGTATCCGAAGTAGCAGACTGCCTGCATCTGGCAGGACGAGTGGACTCGTTCTACCACAAGCAGATGGCGCAAGAACTTGTGCTCGCGGTTTCCGATGGCGTAACGGTCGTCAATACGATTGCTGTCGACTAA
- a CDS encoding S41 family peptidase, whose product MQSRQTRYGALTVASAFVAYLVPMTLFAPVAHSQVRVPAAALVDQAELQRVLQEGADLERNRHWSDALHHYEKGLKAFPGQRSIEERLTLSRVHWDIVRRSHDSSYVGSVNAMSELQSLDLYAEVLLKVHAHYVTTPDWRAVAQRGALFLEVALDEPGFTDRYLPSVTPEQKRAFIAELRRTMAMRVVRSRYEARDAAAAIAHLAAARLGLASSATVCEFTCGALGSLDQYTSFLTAAQLDEVFSQIEGNFVGLGVELKAEDHALLIVNVIKGGPADAAGIKSGDRITEVDRKSMYDITTDQAADMLRGTEGSSVDLLVVGPEARERQVQVRRARVEVPSVEGVQLIDPDYGVGYMRISSFQKTTVADADAALWDLHRQGMRSLIIDVRGNPGGLLTASVELADKFLEKGVIVSTRGRSSQEDFDYQAHAAGTWRMPLVVLIDGDSASASEIFAGAIHDHHRGQVVGETSYGKGSVQGIFPLTGAKSGVRLTTAKFFSPSGQAISDRGVTPDMVVRTVAKPEAVAGGTIAESKEDRVLQAGVQVARQQISQRQ is encoded by the coding sequence ATGCAATCACGCCAAACGCGATACGGCGCTCTTACCGTGGCATCCGCTTTCGTTGCGTACCTGGTACCGATGACGCTGTTTGCTCCGGTCGCACACTCGCAAGTGCGGGTTCCCGCCGCGGCCCTGGTCGACCAGGCGGAACTGCAGCGCGTGCTTCAGGAAGGCGCCGATCTGGAGCGGAATCGCCACTGGTCCGACGCTCTGCATCACTATGAAAAAGGCCTCAAAGCGTTTCCCGGACAGCGGTCGATCGAAGAACGCCTGACCCTTTCCCGCGTGCACTGGGATATCGTCCGCCGCAGCCACGACTCCAGCTATGTCGGCTCCGTGAACGCCATGAGCGAACTCCAGTCGCTGGATCTGTACGCGGAAGTGCTGCTCAAAGTCCATGCCCACTATGTCACCACGCCCGACTGGCGTGCGGTCGCCCAGCGCGGCGCCCTGTTCCTGGAAGTCGCCCTGGACGAACCGGGTTTCACCGATCGTTACCTGCCGAGCGTCACGCCCGAACAGAAGCGGGCGTTCATCGCCGAGCTTCGCCGCACGATGGCGATGCGAGTGGTGCGCAGTCGCTACGAAGCTCGCGATGCTGCTGCCGCGATCGCCCATCTGGCCGCCGCCCGACTGGGACTAGCTTCCTCGGCGACGGTTTGCGAATTTACCTGCGGCGCCCTGGGTTCGCTCGATCAGTACACCAGCTTCCTGACGGCCGCCCAGCTGGATGAAGTGTTCTCGCAGATCGAAGGCAACTTTGTCGGACTCGGCGTGGAGTTGAAAGCGGAAGATCACGCCCTGTTGATTGTGAATGTCATCAAAGGCGGTCCGGCCGACGCCGCGGGGATCAAGTCGGGCGACCGCATCACCGAGGTGGATCGCAAGTCGATGTACGACATTACAACCGACCAGGCCGCCGACATGCTGCGAGGAACCGAAGGCTCCAGCGTCGACCTGCTGGTTGTTGGCCCGGAAGCCCGGGAACGCCAGGTGCAGGTTCGCCGGGCCCGCGTCGAAGTGCCCAGCGTCGAAGGGGTGCAGCTGATCGACCCGGATTATGGAGTCGGCTACATGCGGATTTCCAGCTTCCAGAAAACGACGGTCGCCGACGCCGACGCAGCCCTGTGGGATCTGCATCGCCAGGGGATGCGAAGCCTGATCATCGACGTTCGCGGCAACCCGGGCGGACTGCTGACCGCTTCGGTCGAACTGGCCGACAAGTTTCTGGAAAAAGGGGTGATTGTGTCGACCCGCGGCCGCAGCTCGCAGGAAGACTTTGACTACCAGGCCCATGCCGCCGGCACCTGGCGGATGCCGCTGGTCGTGCTGATCGACGGGGACTCGGCCAGCGCCAGTGAGATTTTTGCCGGGGCAATTCACGACCATCATCGCGGACAGGTGGTCGGCGAAACCAGCTACGGCAAAGGCAGCGTGCAAGGCATCTTCCCGCTGACGGGAGCCAAAAGCGGCGTGCGACTCACGACCGCCAAGTTCTTCTCGCCCAGCGGACAAGCGATCAGCGATCGCGGCGTGACGCCCGACATGGTGGTGCGGACGGTTGCCAAACCGGAAGCAGTCGCCGGCGGCACGATCGCCGAATCGAAAGAAGACCGCGTGCTGCAGGCCGGCGTCCAAGTCGCCCGCCAGCAGATCAGCCAGCGGCAGTAA